From a single Raphanus sativus cultivar WK10039 chromosome 3, ASM80110v3, whole genome shotgun sequence genomic region:
- the LOC130509637 gene encoding uncharacterized protein At5g39865-like isoform X1, with protein MGSSASKTSSSSCCSASNSPPVTKHNSKFPSLSSPATVPRAFSFPMLPVHHPPAKKGDTHHLVSLTSTTYGSLQITDLEGPSDRQTFPHMSVSGKNNKKTHEPEGSRDSLSPDSVINTWELMNDLEDDYLDNCNDSVMSFSELTADHDVGVNGSALKPDDSYEFVRMEEDEEDWIPLPSKPKQPLWKHLAEESFLSDLDPNIISSYKRALSSRQLGKDTKPTSLLEYVRLSSLSSQSLEEQEKPRLSETEGDKKKIVLYFTSLRGIRKTYEDCCCVRSVLRGYQVKVEERDISMDSKYRKELQIALGEEKPVCLPQVFIRGVHIGGMEEVKKLNDGGELGEILKGFPVCDFVGACGCCGDARFVPCTSCGGSTKVFEEQEDAFKRCNICNENGLVRCKKCCLW; from the exons ATGGGTTCTTCTGCTTCTAaaacctcttcttcttcgtgtTGCTCGGCGTCAAACTCACCTCCGGTGACGAAACACAACTCCAAGTTCCCGTCGTTGTCGTCGCCTGCGACTGTTCCTAGAGCTTTCTCATTTCCAATGCTGCCGGTACATCATCCACCGGCTAAAAAAGGCGACACGCACCACCTCGTCTCTCTTACATCCACCACTTATGGTTCTCTTCAAATCACCGATCTCGAAGGACCCTCGGACAGACAAACATTTCCTCATATGTCCGTGTCCGGGAAGAATAACAAGAAGACGCATGAGCCAGAGGGGTCACGCGACTCGTTATCTCCTGACTCAGTGATTAACACATGGGAGCTCATGAACGACCTCGAGGACGACTATTTGGATAACTGCAACG ATTCGGTCATGTCTTTCTCTGAACTCACCGCGGATCATGACGTTGGTGTTAATGGGTCTGCACTGAAACCAGACGATTCTTATGAATTCGTGAGAAtggaagaagatgaggaagatTGGATTCCACTGCCTTCTAAACCTAAGCAGCCTCTGTGGAAACATCTAGCTGAAGAATCGTTTCTCTCTGATTTGGATCCTAACATCATCTCATCTTACAAGAGAGCATTGTCTTCAAGACAACTAGGTAAAGACACGAAACCAACCAGTTTACTAGAATATGTACGTTTGAGTTCACTGAGTTCTCAATCTTTGGAAGAGCAAGAGAAACCAAGACTGTCTGAAACAGAGGGTGACAAGAAGAAGATAGTATTGTACTTCACTAGCCTCAGAGGAATCCGAAAGACTTATGAGGATTGCTGTTGCGTAAGGAGTGTATTGAGAGGGTATCAGGTTAAGGTAGAGGAACGTGACATCTCAATGGACTCCAAATACAGGAAAGAGCTTCAGATTGCGCTCGGAGAGGAGAAACCGGTTTGTTTGCCTCAGGTGTTCATAAGAGGAGTCCACATTGGTGGAATGGAGGAGGTCAAGAAACTCAACGATGGAGGTGAGCTAGGTGAGATATTGAAAGGGTTTCCTGTTTGTGATTTCGTAGGAGCTTGTGGATGCTGTGGGGATGCAAGGTTTGTGCCGTGTACTAGTTGTGGTGGTAGCACCAAAGTGTTTGAGGAACAAGAAGATGCGTTTAAGAGATGCAATATATGCAATGAAAATGGATTGGTACGTTGTAAGAAATGTTGTCTCTGGTGA
- the LOC130509637 gene encoding uncharacterized protein At5g39865-like isoform X2, whose amino-acid sequence MGSSASKTSSSSCCSASNSPPVTKHNSKFPSLSSPATVPRAFSFPMLPVHHPPAKKGDTHHLVSLTSTTYGSLQITDLEGPSDRQTFPHMSVSGKNNKKTHEPEGSRDSLSPDSVINTWELMNDLEDDYLDNCNDSVMSFSELTADHDVGVNGSALKPDDSYEFVRMEEDEEDWIPLPSKPKQPLWKHLAEESFLSDLDPNIISSYKRALSSRQLEQEKPRLSETEGDKKKIVLYFTSLRGIRKTYEDCCCVRSVLRGYQVKVEERDISMDSKYRKELQIALGEEKPVCLPQVFIRGVHIGGMEEVKKLNDGGELGEILKGFPVCDFVGACGCCGDARFVPCTSCGGSTKVFEEQEDAFKRCNICNENGLVRCKKCCLW is encoded by the exons ATGGGTTCTTCTGCTTCTAaaacctcttcttcttcgtgtTGCTCGGCGTCAAACTCACCTCCGGTGACGAAACACAACTCCAAGTTCCCGTCGTTGTCGTCGCCTGCGACTGTTCCTAGAGCTTTCTCATTTCCAATGCTGCCGGTACATCATCCACCGGCTAAAAAAGGCGACACGCACCACCTCGTCTCTCTTACATCCACCACTTATGGTTCTCTTCAAATCACCGATCTCGAAGGACCCTCGGACAGACAAACATTTCCTCATATGTCCGTGTCCGGGAAGAATAACAAGAAGACGCATGAGCCAGAGGGGTCACGCGACTCGTTATCTCCTGACTCAGTGATTAACACATGGGAGCTCATGAACGACCTCGAGGACGACTATTTGGATAACTGCAACG ATTCGGTCATGTCTTTCTCTGAACTCACCGCGGATCATGACGTTGGTGTTAATGGGTCTGCACTGAAACCAGACGATTCTTATGAATTCGTGAGAAtggaagaagatgaggaagatTGGATTCCACTGCCTTCTAAACCTAAGCAGCCTCTGTGGAAACATCTAGCTGAAGAATCGTTTCTCTCTGATTTGGATCCTAACATCATCTCATCTTACAAGAGAGCATTGTCTTCAAGACAACTAG AGCAAGAGAAACCAAGACTGTCTGAAACAGAGGGTGACAAGAAGAAGATAGTATTGTACTTCACTAGCCTCAGAGGAATCCGAAAGACTTATGAGGATTGCTGTTGCGTAAGGAGTGTATTGAGAGGGTATCAGGTTAAGGTAGAGGAACGTGACATCTCAATGGACTCCAAATACAGGAAAGAGCTTCAGATTGCGCTCGGAGAGGAGAAACCGGTTTGTTTGCCTCAGGTGTTCATAAGAGGAGTCCACATTGGTGGAATGGAGGAGGTCAAGAAACTCAACGATGGAGGTGAGCTAGGTGAGATATTGAAAGGGTTTCCTGTTTGTGATTTCGTAGGAGCTTGTGGATGCTGTGGGGATGCAAGGTTTGTGCCGTGTACTAGTTGTGGTGGTAGCACCAAAGTGTTTGAGGAACAAGAAGATGCGTTTAAGAGATGCAATATATGCAATGAAAATGGATTGGTACGTTGTAAGAAATGTTGTCTCTGGTGA